The Euphorbia lathyris chromosome 2, ddEupLath1.1, whole genome shotgun sequence genome includes a window with the following:
- the LOC136216951 gene encoding rop guanine nucleotide exchange factor 3 isoform X2, whose protein sequence is MDTCSNCDDSSDLGYQPSPSSFDQSETPGFSTTSGDSFLLRRTFSETSTISEPIDDVISFSGEPSPSHWPGVGHNLPVLGRLGMKQRKSIICDDDQEPVDSSVELMRERFAKLLLGEDMSGSGKGVCTALTISNSITNLYATVFGNNLRLEPLKPEKKALWKREMNCLLSVCDYIVELIPKSQNLQDGTALEVMESRPRSDIYINLPALRKLDAMLIESLDTFQDTEFWYAEQGSMSSNSTLSGSFRRVIVQRKEERWWVPVPCMPPGGLSEKARKHLRHKRNSANQMHKAAMAINSSILAEMDIPETYIASLPKSGRASLGDSIYRSMSTSDKFSPEKVLDCLNIASEHEAVELADKVEASMYTWRRKACMAHSKTSWNMVKELMSDFDRTDKNHVLAARAESLLFCLKQRYPELSQTTLDTCKIQYNRDVGQAILESYSRVLEGLAFNIVAWIEDVLFVDKSVRNQEQ, encoded by the exons ATGGACACTTGTTCAAATTGTGATGATAGTTCTGATCTGGGTTACCAAccatctccttcttcttttgaTCAAAGTGAAACCCCTGGATTTTCAACTACCAGCGGCGACTCTTTCTTGCTCCGGCGAACTTTTTCAGAGACCTCAACTATTTCTGAACCTATAGATGATGTTATTAGCTTTTCCGGTGAACCTTCTCCGTCTCATTGGCCGGGGGTTGGTCATAATTTGCCTGTTCTTGGGAGGTTAGGGATGAAGCAAAGGAAGAGTATTATCTGTGATGATGATCAAGAACCTGTTGATAGTTCAg TTGAGTTGATGAGAGAGAGATTTGCAAAGCTTTTGCTTGGTGAAGATATGTCTGGAAGTGGTAAAGGGGTCTGCACTGCTCTTACTATCTCAAATTCCATCACCAATCTCTATG CCACTGTGTTTGGGAATAATCTGAGGTTAGAGCCACTAAAACCTGAGAAGAAAGCATTGTGGAAAAGAGAAATGAACTGTTTACTGTCTGTATGTGATTATATAGTAGAATTAATCCCAAAATCTCAGAATTTACAAGATGGAACGGCTCTCGAG GTGATGGAAAGCAGGCCGCGGTCAGATATTTATATCAATCTTCCTGCGTTGAGAAAGCTCGACGCAATGCTCATT GAGAGTTTGGATACTTTCCAAGACACGGAATTCTGGTATGCGGAACAGGGAAGTATGTCATCGAATTCGACTCTTTCAGGTTCGTTTCGCAGGGTTATTGTCCAGCGAAAAGAGGAGAGATGGTGGGTGCCAGTTCCGTGTATGCCTCCAGGCGGTCTATCCGAGAAGGCACGGAAACATTTACGACACAAACGCAACAGTGCTAATCAAATGCACAAAGCAGCCATGGCTATTAACAGCAGCATTCTTGCTGAGATGGATATACCAGAGACATACATTGCTTCTCTTCCTAAG AGCGGAAGAGCGAGCCTCGGGGACTCGATTTACCGCTCCATGTCTACATCAGACAAGTTCTCCCCAGAGAAAGTTCTTGACTGTCTGAACATAGCATCAGAGCATGAAGCAGTTGAGCTTGCAGATAAAGTAGAAGCTTCAATGTACACGTGGAGACGGAAGGCGTGTATGGCCCACTCGAAAACGTCCTGGAACATGGTGAAAGAGCTCATGTCCGATTTCGACCGGACAGACAAGAACCATGTATTAGCAGCAAGAGCTGAGAGCTTGCTTTTCTGCTTGAAGCAGAGATATCCTGAACTTTCACAGACAACTTTGGACACATGCAAGATCCAGTACAATAGA GATGTGGGACAAGCAATCCTGGAAAGCTACTCAAGAGTACTAGAAGGCCTAGCATTCAACATTGTGGCTTGGATTGAAGATGTACTTTTTGTAGATAAATCAGTGAGAAATCAAGAACAATAG
- the LOC136216951 gene encoding rop guanine nucleotide exchange factor 3 isoform X1 codes for MDTCSNCDDSSDLGYQPSPSSFDQSETPGFSTTSGDSFLLRRTFSETSTISEPIDDVISFSGEPSPSHWPGVGHNLPVLGRLGMKQRKSIICDDDQEPVDSSEVELMRERFAKLLLGEDMSGSGKGVCTALTISNSITNLYATVFGNNLRLEPLKPEKKALWKREMNCLLSVCDYIVELIPKSQNLQDGTALEVMESRPRSDIYINLPALRKLDAMLIESLDTFQDTEFWYAEQGSMSSNSTLSGSFRRVIVQRKEERWWVPVPCMPPGGLSEKARKHLRHKRNSANQMHKAAMAINSSILAEMDIPETYIASLPKSGRASLGDSIYRSMSTSDKFSPEKVLDCLNIASEHEAVELADKVEASMYTWRRKACMAHSKTSWNMVKELMSDFDRTDKNHVLAARAESLLFCLKQRYPELSQTTLDTCKIQYNRDVGQAILESYSRVLEGLAFNIVAWIEDVLFVDKSVRNQEQ; via the exons ATGGACACTTGTTCAAATTGTGATGATAGTTCTGATCTGGGTTACCAAccatctccttcttcttttgaTCAAAGTGAAACCCCTGGATTTTCAACTACCAGCGGCGACTCTTTCTTGCTCCGGCGAACTTTTTCAGAGACCTCAACTATTTCTGAACCTATAGATGATGTTATTAGCTTTTCCGGTGAACCTTCTCCGTCTCATTGGCCGGGGGTTGGTCATAATTTGCCTGTTCTTGGGAGGTTAGGGATGAAGCAAAGGAAGAGTATTATCTGTGATGATGATCAAGAACCTGTTGATAGTTCAg AAGTTGAGTTGATGAGAGAGAGATTTGCAAAGCTTTTGCTTGGTGAAGATATGTCTGGAAGTGGTAAAGGGGTCTGCACTGCTCTTACTATCTCAAATTCCATCACCAATCTCTATG CCACTGTGTTTGGGAATAATCTGAGGTTAGAGCCACTAAAACCTGAGAAGAAAGCATTGTGGAAAAGAGAAATGAACTGTTTACTGTCTGTATGTGATTATATAGTAGAATTAATCCCAAAATCTCAGAATTTACAAGATGGAACGGCTCTCGAG GTGATGGAAAGCAGGCCGCGGTCAGATATTTATATCAATCTTCCTGCGTTGAGAAAGCTCGACGCAATGCTCATT GAGAGTTTGGATACTTTCCAAGACACGGAATTCTGGTATGCGGAACAGGGAAGTATGTCATCGAATTCGACTCTTTCAGGTTCGTTTCGCAGGGTTATTGTCCAGCGAAAAGAGGAGAGATGGTGGGTGCCAGTTCCGTGTATGCCTCCAGGCGGTCTATCCGAGAAGGCACGGAAACATTTACGACACAAACGCAACAGTGCTAATCAAATGCACAAAGCAGCCATGGCTATTAACAGCAGCATTCTTGCTGAGATGGATATACCAGAGACATACATTGCTTCTCTTCCTAAG AGCGGAAGAGCGAGCCTCGGGGACTCGATTTACCGCTCCATGTCTACATCAGACAAGTTCTCCCCAGAGAAAGTTCTTGACTGTCTGAACATAGCATCAGAGCATGAAGCAGTTGAGCTTGCAGATAAAGTAGAAGCTTCAATGTACACGTGGAGACGGAAGGCGTGTATGGCCCACTCGAAAACGTCCTGGAACATGGTGAAAGAGCTCATGTCCGATTTCGACCGGACAGACAAGAACCATGTATTAGCAGCAAGAGCTGAGAGCTTGCTTTTCTGCTTGAAGCAGAGATATCCTGAACTTTCACAGACAACTTTGGACACATGCAAGATCCAGTACAATAGA GATGTGGGACAAGCAATCCTGGAAAGCTACTCAAGAGTACTAGAAGGCCTAGCATTCAACATTGTGGCTTGGATTGAAGATGTACTTTTTGTAGATAAATCAGTGAGAAATCAAGAACAATAG